The nucleotide window GATAAACTTCGCATCTTGAAAGAGCCGTTTATAAAAGGTGATTACCATCCCAGCGAAAGTGTACAAGAGTTTTTTGAGCGTCGTATCGGTTCAGAAGCCACTAAATATCTTGTCGATCCCATTTTTTCAGGTATTTATGCAGGCGACATTTCAGTTATGAGTGCTAAGGAAATTGTGCCCACATTAATGGAGTTTGAGAAAAACCATGGTTCCATTTTTAAGGGGATTATAAGCAAAGGAGGTAAAGAGAAACACTCCCCTACTATTCTCAACTTCAAAAACGGCATACAAACCCTAACGGATGCTTTGTATGCAAAAATCGAAAAGCATGTAATTATCGACGAAGTTCGAGAGATTGAAAAATCAGATGCCGGCTATACCATTACTCTGAATGAAGGGAAGACAAATGCTTCTCATGTAATTTCAACGCTTCCAGCGTATGTACTAAGTTCTCTAATAAGAGATTGGGACCCAACACTTTCCTACCATTTATCCGACATCCAATATCCCCCTATTCTCTCCACACAACTTATATTTAATCAAAGAGACATAGATTTCCAGCAAAAAGGATTCGGGTTTCTAGTACCACGTGTAGAAAAGATTAAACTGCTTGGGGCTATTTGGAAAACGAACTTATTCGGTGCTCATACAATTGAAGGTCGATTGCAATTTAACTTGTTAGCTGGTGGAGCTCACAATACTGCTATTTATTTGAATGATGAAGGTCACGTTATCGATGAATTTAAATCTATTCTGCAAACAGAAGCGGAGCCAATCGTGGTGAAATCGAAGTTATGGAAGCATGCTATTCCACAGTTTCACATTGGCTATCATAAAATTCGA belongs to Balneola vulgaris DSM 17893 and includes:
- the hemG gene encoding protoporphyrinogen oxidase is translated as MHVAILGGGISGLTTAYYLNKAGIEFTLIEKGKPGGCIQSDSIDQSIVDFGPNTIRDKDGSILKLIEELGISSQLLTISEDFKTRYIVRDGQLCALKAHPNSLLKSPILPFRDKLRILKEPFIKGDYHPSESVQEFFERRIGSEATKYLVDPIFSGIYAGDISVMSAKEIVPTLMEFEKNHGSIFKGIISKGGKEKHSPTILNFKNGIQTLTDALYAKIEKHVIIDEVREIEKSDAGYTITLNEGKTNASHVISTLPAYVLSSLIRDWDPTLSYHLSDIQYPPILSTQLIFNQRDIDFQQKGFGFLVPRVEKIKLLGAIWKTNLFGAHTIEGRLQFNLLAGGAHNTAIYLNDEGHVIDEFKSILQTEAEPIVVKSKLWKHAIPQFHIGYHKIRNHMDAFEQEHPKFYIGGNFKWGVSIPDCVRGGSEIADLFRNMKLPS